From Aspergillus chevalieri M1 DNA, chromosome 4, nearly complete sequence, a single genomic window includes:
- a CDS encoding tropomyosin (BUSCO:EOG09264XUV;~COG:Z;~EggNog:ENOG410PNPX;~InterPro:IPR000533;~PFAM:PF12718) — protein sequence MDKIKERMNTLRLEAEDAQEKVEELKAKVRTLEQENLAKEQEITSLNHRNQLLEGEVEKMETTLKEAKDAANQSAQHDTQNEALQRRLQILEEEAEEADRNLRETNEKLRQTDVKAGHYERKVQALEASRDQWESKYEEMAKKHAELQKDLHDLEVSISNV from the exons ATGGATAAGATCAAGGAG AGAATGAACACCCTCCGTCTGGAGGCCGAAGACGCCCAGGAGAAGGTCGAGGAGCTCAAGGCCAAGGTTAGAACGCTGGAGCAGGAGAACTTGGCCAAGGAGCAGGAAATCACATCCCTCAACCACCGGAACCAACTCCTGGAGGGTGAGgttgagaagatggagactACGCTCAAGGAGGCCAAGGATGCCGCCAACCAGAGCGCTCAGCATGACACTCAGAACGAGGCTTTGCAGAGACGCCTGCAGATCTTGGAagaggaggctgaggaggctgACCGGAATTTGCGGGAGACAAATGAAAA GCTCCGCCAAACCGATGTCAAGGCTGGTCACTACGAACGCAAGGTGCAGGCGCTCGAGGCTTCTCGTGACCAGTGGGAGAGCAAGTATGAGGAGATGGCGAAGAAGCATGCCGAATTGCAGAAGGACCTGCACGACCTCGAGGTCTCCATCAGCAACGTCTAA
- a CDS encoding rRNA-processing protein RRP17 (COG:S;~EggNog:ENOG410PQWB;~InterPro:IPR019186;~PFAM:PF09805) produces the protein MGPNKKRKLANQPEEINFDPDARQQFLTGFRKRKLQRVKHAQEVAEKRAREERIEYRKRIREERKAEYEQAFEEHRRQLKMLTENSENESNDSGNESNEGEDEEWEGFAEPPAVDYEAEYIDEDKYTTVTVEEMDPSREGLLKYGQQEQSDDKSDQEEGGKAQQTPEDANSKAPKRLQTDKPKKKKKKFRYESKEERKLNQAKQRYSKARKARARRGEE, from the exons ATGGGACCAAACAAAAAGCGCAAGTTAGCGAATCAACCCGAAGAAATCAACTTCGACCCAGATGCCCGACAACAATTCCTCACTGGCTTTCGCAAGCGAAAGCTGCAGCGCGTGAAACATGCACAGGAAGTCGCAGAGAAGCGGGCACGAGAGGAACGGATAGAATACCGGAAAAGG ATCCGAGAAGAACGAAAAGCGGAGTACGAACAAGCGTTTGAAGAGCATCGGCGACAGCTCAAGATGCTCACTGAAAATAGCGAGAATGAGTCGAACGACTCTGGGAATGAGAGTAATGAgggcgaggatgaggaatgGGAGGGATTCGCGGAACCACCCGCTGTGGACTACGAGGCCGAATACATCGACGAAGATAAATACACCACTGTCACGGTAGAGGAGATGGATCCGTCGAGAGAAGGTTTGCTCAAGTACGGTCAGCAAGAACAGTCGGACGACAAATCGGATCAAGAGGAGGGTGGGAAGGCACAGCAGACGCCCGAGGACGCCAATTCGAAAGCTCCAAAGAGACTGCAGACAGATAaacccaagaagaagaaaaagaagttcCGATACGAAAGCAAGGAGGAACGCAAACTCAACCAGGCGAAGCAACGGTACTCTAAGGCCAGAAAAGCGAGAGCGCGACGCGGCGAAGAATAA
- the ERD1 gene encoding EXS domain-containing protein (COG:U;~EggNog:ENOG410PIWD;~InterPro:IPR004342;~PFAM:PF03124;~TransMembrane:5 (o12-33i71-90o102-119i322-342o354-372i);~go_component: GO:0016021 - integral component of membrane [Evidence IEA]): MGPDQHAQLDDFSLFLPFPYRVAVILVAGFWGWGVNLQYLRKANIDVPALIRYPARQSPQQPPHHSSAYRLARLLTLPLVITLLIFWVATHGSAHLVELLDFIPQAYIVVFFVIIALPFNRVCKAGRRHFLLALRRVSIGGLADAQDGKVGDILLADALTSYAKVLADLYVTFCMFFTRGISSTSKPNRTCGHDYIVPIIIAIPSIIRFRQCLIEYIRVRRAGATRENTGFQHLANALKYATAFPVIYLSAKLRNYSPLVFYGYSEMDLARLLLICTIINSAYSFWWDVTKDWDLTLLTRSRDTSEYPYGLRRHRYFSSDRLYHSAILIDLVLRFSWASKFVPGLLWLTERESGLFVLMFLEVARRWMWVFFRVEAEWVRSHRGPAPDDILLGEFTGKLDAD, encoded by the exons ATGGGCCCTGATCAACATGCTCAATTGGATGACTTCAgtctcttccttccttttccCTATCGTGTCGCGGTGATATTGGTGGCTG GTTTCTGGGGCTGGGGCGTCAATCTCCAGTACCTCCGAAAAGCGAACATC GATGTCCCTGCGCTGATCCGATACCCTGCCCGTCAATCCCCTCAACAACCCCCTCACCACTCCTCCGCCTACCGTCTCGCGAGACTCTTGACCCTTCCTCTCGTCATCACTCTCCTTATATTCTGGGTGGCCACCCATGGATCTGCTCATCTGGTTGAGCTGTTGGATTTCATTCCGCAGGCGTATATCGTGGTCTTCTTTGTGATCATCGCGCTGCCGTTCAACCGCGTCTGCAAGGCCGGGAGGCGCCATTTCCTCCTAGCCCTGAGGCGAGTGAGTATTGGAGGACTCGCGGATGCTCAGGATGGCAAGGTTGGAGATATTCTCCTGGCGGATGCCTTGACCAGTTACGCCAAGGTCTTAGCGGATCTATACGTGACCTTTTGCATGTTCTTCACGCGAGGGATTTCGAGCACATCGAAGCCGAACCGTACTTGTGGGCACGATTATATTGTGCCCATTATTATCGCCATTCCCAGCATCATCCGGTTCCGACAATGTTTGATTGAATACATCCGTGTCCGTCGCGCTGGTGCGACGAGGGAGAACACGGGTTTCCAGCACTTGGCAAACGCGTTGAAGTACGCTACTGCATTTCCGGTCATTTACCTTAGTGCGAAATTAAGGAATTACAGTCCTTTGGTGTTCTATGGATATAGCGAGATGGATCTGGCTCGGCTATT ACTCATTTGCACTATTATCAACTCTGCCTACTCATTCTGGTGGGATGTGACTAAAGATTGGGATTTGACCCTCTTAACCAGGTCGCGTGACACATCGGAATACCCGTATGGACTGCGCCGCCACCGTTACTTCTCCTCTGACCGACTATACCACTCCGCGATTCTCATTGACCTAGTTCTCCGTTTCTCGTGGGCTTCCAAATTCGTGCCGGGTTTGCTGTGGCTCACCGAGCGGGAATCTGGCCTCTTTGTCCTCATGTTCCTCGAAGTTGCACGACGATGGATGTGGGTTTTCTTTCGGGTCGAGGCCGAATGGG TGCGAAGCCATCGCGGTCCAGCCCCCGACGATATCCTCCTTGGCGAATTCACTGGTAAATTGGACGCAGATTAA
- a CDS encoding 3'-5' exonuclease (COG:S;~EggNog:ENOG410PJ2P;~InterPro:IPR036397,IPR012337,IPR002562;~PFAM:PF01612;~go_function: GO:0003676 - nucleic acid binding [Evidence IEA];~go_function: GO:0008408 - 3'-5' exonuclease activity [Evidence IEA];~go_process: GO:0006139 - nucleobase-containing compound metabolic process [Evidence IEA]), producing MRFCRSVDVMKPWNGRILFNASRIQNANLIASRRPYSISTLGSTCRKFAVLDRDPVGGRQSHVTTHVFYCPSNISIATNGEDTSIFHIISRSYSTGSAAYSVVEHGNGPPSESFETHRVTQTTSYRSQTQQNVTTGTVARQRVARNPIPPKPPATKYWSHHLHKAPDGNPIIIHYCRSLRTMEDVAQYFLDDEVIGFDMEWKASATYADGIRDNVSMIQLASEKRVALFHVASFIGTDPKHFVAPSLRKILESPDITKVGVSIKADCTRLRKFLGVNTRGIFELSHLHRLIKYSQSQPKLVNKRLVNLNDQVEEHFGLPLLKETEVRCSDWTRPLNYDQVQYAANDPYACICLFKTMDGKRQAMIPMPPRPAHAELDLPIRLVEEAQKATVAEENAAAELGGTANSNVDGKAI from the coding sequence ATGCGCTTTTGTCGGTCGGTGGACGTTATGAAACCATGGAATGGAAGGATCTTATTCAATGCCTCAAGGATTCAGAATGCGAACTTGATCGCCTCGAGGAGGCCATACAGCATTTCGACACTTGGATCGACATGTCGGAAATTCGCTGTGTTGGACAGGGACCCTGTTGGAGGTCGCCAGAGTCATGTCACAACACATGTGTTTTACTGTCCGTCTAACATCTCAATTGCTACGAATGGAGAAGACACGAGCATTTTCCATATCATAAGCAGATCATATAGTACGGGGTCAGCTGCATACTCAGTTGTTGAACACGGAAATGGACCCCCGTCTGAGTCTTTCGAGACTCATAGAGTCACGCAAACCACATCTTATAGAAGTCAAACGCAACAAAATGTCACGACAGGGACCGTGGCGCGACAGCGAGTCGCTAGAAACCCGATTCCACCCAAACCTCCTGCAACAAAATACTGGAGCCATCATTTACATAAAGCTCCCGACGGAAATCCAATCATAATACATTACTGCAGAAGTCTCCGAACAATGGAAGACGTGGCTCAGTACTTTCTGGACGACGAAGTAATAGGTTTCGACATGGAATGGAAAGCCTCAGCCACATATGCCGACGGCATCAGAGACAATGTCTCCATGATCCAACTTGCAAGCGAAAAGAGGGTCGCGCTGTTCCATGTTGCCTCCTTCATAGGAACAGACCCCAAACACTTCGTTGCCCCTTCACTGCGCAAAATACTGGAATCGCCCGATATCACGAAAGTCGGAGTTTCAATCAAAGCAGATTGTACACGCCTACGCAAATTTCTCGGAGTCAATACCCGAGGTATCTTCGAGCTCAGTCATTTGCACAGACTAATCAAATACTCCCAATCGCAGCCGAAACTCGTCAACAAGCGCCTGGTCAACCTCAACGACCAGGTAGAGGAGCATTTTGGACTGCCTTTGTTGAAAGAAACCGAAGTGCGATGTAGTGACTGGACCCGTCCGCTGAACTATGATCAGGTTCAGTATGCCGCGAATGATCCGTATGCGTGCATCTGTCTGTTTAAAACTATGGATGGCAAACGGCAAGCGATGATTCCTATGCCCCCTCGACCGGCGCATGCGGAATTGGACTTGCCAATTCGCCTTGTGGAGGAAGCACAAAAGGCGACTGTGGCGGAGGAGAATGCAGCCGCAGAGCTCGGTGGAACTGCGAATTCCAACGTTGATGGAAAAGCCATATAG
- a CDS encoding uncharacterized protein (COG:S;~EggNog:ENOG410PMZW;~SECRETED:SignalP(1-33);~TransMembrane:1 (n17-28c33/34o112-132i)) — protein MRLSTAGRRTAHRPSRALLLFLAIALLARLSIAQDTTDANDATTTDDATATATSAETTDIGTSTTDSSMSSSTDSSTTSLSSSSTSSSSYPIVTVPPTAGAPYMQTSSTPEGAVFIAVGAVLGFLGLAVLAWRGLVAWSVNRSVRQQAAAMQSSEKRGLLRSRRRSARSKSRSRSRTRSMSRGQFGPTGNLDNAPTGNASGGGYDRHNHRRRSRSGSRGPPRMREVPGSSNPLFFSPTAGASMHSGKRSSQHHSGYGYGYGHSTASTSTPRASTGPIPKNASVSASKRYQPPYKGKHAYPPPPPRARNIPIVSPPVSPNLRPMGAGVPNQASPPQGKAPSEYLEDLFDGHARPGMGDWDCR, from the coding sequence ATGAGACTATCAACGGCGGGGCGGAGGACAGCCCACCGGCCTTCTCGCGCATTACTACTCTTCCTAGCAATTGCATTGCTAGCCCGGCTATCAATAGCCCAAGACACAACAGATGCCAACGATGCCACAACCACCGACGACGCAACCGCAACCGCAACATCCGCCGAAACAACAGATATAGGAACAAGCACTACCGACTCCTCAATGTCGTCTTCGACAGACTCTTCAACGACAtcgttgtcgtcgtcgtcaacaagcagcagcagctacCCGATCGTGACCGTCCCACCAACAGCAGGTGCGCCTTACATGCAAACATCCAGCACGCCGGAGGGAGCTGTCTTTATCGCTGTCGGTGCAGTGCTGGGATTCCTGGGACTTGCGGTGCTAGCATGGCGTGGGCTGGTTGCATGGTCTGTTAACCGGTCCGTTCGGCAACAGGCTGCTGCGATGCAGTCGTCCGAGAAGAGGGGATTGCTGAGGAGTAGGAGGAGATCTGCACGGTCGAAGTCGAGGTCTAGATCTAGAACTAGGTCGATGTCGAGAGGGCAGTTTGGTCCGACGGGTAACTTGGATAATGCACCGACAGGCAATGCATCTGGAGGAGGTTACGATCGTCATAACCACCGCCGTCGAAGCAGAAGCGGAAGCCGTGGACCCCCAAGAATGAGAGAAGTCCCGGGCTCAAGCAACCCGCTATTCTTCTCCCCAACTGCCGGCGCAAGCATGCACAGCGGGAAACGCTCAAGTCAGCACCACTCAGGCTATGGCTACGGCTACGGTCACAGCACTGCAAGCACCAGCACCCCGCGCGCAAGCACCGGCCCAATACCAAAAAATGCAAGTGTAAGCGCAAGTAAACGATATCAGCCACCCTACAAAGGGAAACATGcgtatcctcctcctccaccgcGCGCGCGTAATATCCCAATAGTCAGTCCGCCTGTTTCGCCGAATCTACGTCCTATGGGTGCTGGTGTTCCGAATCAGGCGTCGCCGCCGCAGGGAAAAGCGCCGAGTGAGTATTTGGAGGACTTGTTTGATGGCCATGCACGGCCGGGGATGGGAGATTGGGATTGCAGATGA
- the pex10 gene encoding ubiquitin-protein ligase peroxin 10 (BUSCO:EOG092635ST;~COG:O;~EggNog:ENOG410PJ4X;~InterPro:IPR001841,IPR017907,IPR006845,IPR013083;~PFAM:PF13923,PF14634,PF04757,PF13920,PF00097, PF13445,PF13639;~TransMembrane:2 (o195-213i234-253o)), whose amino-acid sequence MADHDPHLSTIPTSHSAHFYPFATSPDIIRSHEKDGFITGSLINQAQNIARSLRGARFAHAHSDAIKHLTEILYFSLTTLIGNRTLGEEYCDLVQLEDDTLQLPSTIRRAGYILSSIVVPWVLQRILPAFRRRLRAKLERNIARQQFKAQQAAAQQPVLPGKEKGKQEKRPLITKLKVQKYILEHLDSITSLSPVYALSIATFYFTGSYYHLSKRFWNLRYVFTKKLEENEQRVGYEVLGVLLVLQIAVQGISHVRKVTASLKQQQENPEMESELLESTEKRDDSIVASIENPPLLPNLPASMPRYDLGEDADAVPWIPPGQQSRCTLCLELFKDPSVTTCGHVFCWTCVRDWVREKPECPLCRQDVILSKVLPLRG is encoded by the coding sequence ATGGCAGACCACGACCCCCATCTCTCCACGATTCCCACCTCCCACTCGGCCCATTTCTACCCGTTCGCAACATCTCCGGATATCATCCGCTCTCATGAGAAGGATGGCTTCATTACAGGGAGCTTGATCAACCAAGCCCAGAACATTGCCCGTTCACTACGCGGAGCCCGATTTGCTCACGCTCATTCTGACGCCATCAAACACCTGACAGAGATCCTGTACTTCTCGTTAACGACTTTGATCGGTAATCGGACACTCGGGGAGGAATACTGTGACCTCGTTCAGCTGGAGGATGACACCCTTCAACTTCCGTCGACTATCCGCCGAGCGGGATACATTCTGAGCAGTATCGTGGTTCCCTGGGTCCTCCAGCGCATCCTTCCCGCTTTCCGGCGACGGTTACGCGCGAAGCTGGAGCGGAACATTGCCCGACAGCAATTCAAAGCCCAGCAGGCGGCTGCGCAGCAACCAGTGCTTCCCGGGAAGGAAAAGGGAAAGCAAGAGAAACGGCCCTTGATCACGAAGTTGAAGGTTCAGAAGTACATCCTCGAGCACCTGGACTCGATCACCTCGCTCTCGCCTGTTTATGCTCTTAGCATTGCGACGTTCTACTTCACCGGCTCGTATTACCACCTCTCCAAGAGATTCTGGAACCTCCGCTATGTGTTCACCAAGAAGCTTGAGGAGAATGAGCAGCGTGTCGGCTATGAAGTCCTGGGTGTTCTGCTCGTCCTGCAAATCGCCGTGCAAGGTATCTCCCACGTCAGGAAGGTCACCGCTAGCCTGAAGCAGCAGCAAGAAAATCCAGAAATGGAGTCCGAGTTGTTGGAGTCTACCGAAAAAAGAGATGATTCTATCGTCGCGTCGATTGAgaatcctcctctcctcccgaATCTCCCCGCGTCTATGCCTCGGTACGACCTGGGCGAGGACGCGGATGCTGTGCCCTGGATTCCACCAGGCCAGCAGAGCAGGTGTACGCTGTGTTTGGAACTTTTCAAGGACCCTAGTGTTACAACTTGCGGGCATGTTTTCTGCTGGACTTGCGTGAGGGACTGGGTGCGTGAGAAGCCCGAGTGTCCTCTTTGTCGACAGGACGTGATCCTTTCCAAGGTTCTCCCTCTGAGAGGGTAG
- the GAP1_3 gene encoding amino acid permease GAP1 (COG:E;~EggNog:ENOG410PJCY;~InterPro:IPR004840,IPR004841,IPR004762;~PFAM:PF13520,PF00324;~TransMembrane:12 (i84-103o109-126i133-150o162-184i191-211o217-237i304-325o345-371i406-424o430-456i477-498o518-537i);~go_component: GO:0016020 - membrane [Evidence IEA];~go_component: GO:0016021 - integral component of membrane [Evidence IEA];~go_process: GO:0006865 - amino acid transport [Evidence IEA];~go_process: GO:0055085 - transmembrane transport [Evidence IEA]): MEKDAIEPKTIRTGSGDPPPGYGETELIRGNIGRRFLDSFKRNPNAQITHQPPADGSNVDPEIAAQNTANSPLERRLKGRHMQMIALGGSIGTGLFVGSGNVLSTGGPASVLIAYGLIGVMLYCTVHALGEMAVVFPVAGSFASYSTRFIDPAWGFAMGWNYSLQWLIVLPLEIVAASITIDYWDSNISNAAWVAIFWVMIVVINMFGVKGYGEAEFVFSLIKVIAVIGFIILGIILNCGGGPRGGYIGGRYWHDPGAFHNGFKGLCSVFVNAAFAFAGTELVGLAAAEAANPRKSLPTAIKQVFWRILLFYLVSLTLVGLLVPYNESQLTSGSSSADARASPFVIAIKNAGISGLDSVMNVVIMIAVLSVGNSSVYGSSRTLAALAEQGQAPKILAYIDRKGRPLVAQGVASVLGLLAFLAASDKQEDAFNWMLAISGLSSIFTWGSICLAHIRFRRGWKAQGHSLDELPYRSQPGVVGSWVGFIFNCLVLVAQFWVGFAPVDYGTMTASGRVESFFESYLAAPVVIAFYIPYKIYTRSPFMRAKDMDLQTGRRDLDIQHLIDEERAEQAAWPWWKKAYKFFC, translated from the exons ATGGAGAAAGACGCGATAGAACCAAAGACAATCCGAACAGGGTCCGGCGATCCTCCTCCAGGGTACGGCGAGACAGAACTTATTCGAGGAAACATTGGTCGGCGATTTTTGGACAGTTTCAAGCGGAACCCTAATGCACAAATCACCCACCAACCCCCTGCAGATGGAAGCAATGTCGACCCTGAAATTGCTGCCCAAAACACGGCGAACTCACCTCTAGAGCGTCGCCTAAAGGGTCGCCACATGCAGATGATCGCGCTGGGCGGCTCAATTG GTACCGGTCTTTTTGTCGGCTCGGGAAACGTCTTATCTACTGGTGGTCCGGCTTCCGTCCTTATTGCCTACGGGTTAATCGGGGTCATGTTATACTGCACCGTTCACGCCCTGGGTGAGATGGCTGTTGTCTTTCCTGTTGCCGGATCGTTCGCAAGCTATTCTACTCGATTCATTGATCCGGCTTGGGGATTCGCTATGGGATGGAATTATAGCCTTCAG TGGCTTATTGTTCTCCCCCTAGAAATCGTTGCCGCATCAATCACTATTGACTATTGGGATTCGAACATTTCAAACGCTGCTTGGGTTGCGATATTCTGGGTGATGATAGTGGTCATCAACATGTTCGGCGTCAAGGGATATGGTGAGGCGGAGTTTGTCTTCTCGTTGATCAAGGTCATTGCTGTGATTGGCTTCAT TATCCTTGGTATTATCCTCAACTGCGGCGGAGGCCCGAGAGGCGGCTATATCGGCGGAAGATATTGGCATGATCCAGGCGCATTCCACAATGGCTTCAAAGGACTTTGCAGTGTTTTCGTCAACGCCGCATTTGCATTCGCCGGTACTGAGCTGGTTGGTCTTGCTGCAGCTGAAGCTGCGAATCCCCGGAAGAGTCTCCCAACGGCGATCAAGCAAGTGTTTTGGCGTATCTTGCTATTCTATCTCGTCTCGCTCACCCTAGTCGGACTCTTGGTCCCGTATAACGAAAGCCAGTTGACGTCAGGGAGTTCCTCTGCGGATGCTAGGGCATCTCCTTTTGTGATTGCTATCAAGAACGCTGGCATTTCTGGACTTGATTCTGTCATGAATGTTGTGATCATGATTGCTGTCTTGTCTGTGGGCAACTCATCTGTTTATGGGTCGTCGCGAACCCTAGCTGCTTTGGCCGAACAAGGTCAAGCACCTAAAATCCTGGCCTACATCGACCGCAAAGGCCGTCCCCTTGTTGCACAAGGCGTCGCATCAGTTCTAGGCCTCCTTGCATTCCTGGCAGCATCTGATAAGCAGGAAGATGCCTTTAACTGGATGCTGGCCATTTCTGGGTTGTCGTCCATTTTCACCTGGGGGTCGATCTGCCTGGCTCATATCCGCTTCCGCCGTGGTTGGAAGGCCCAAGGACATAGTCTGGATGAGCTGCCATACCGCTCCCAACCGGGTGTGGTTGGATCCTGGGTGGGATTTATCTTCAACTGTCTCGTGCTCGTTGCGCAATTCTGGGTTGGGTTTGCCCCCGTCGACTACGGAACAATGACTGCCTCCGGGAGAGTTGAGAGCTTCTTTGAGAGCTACCTGGCCGCTCCGGTTGTCATAGCCTTTTATATCCCGTATAAGATCTACACTCGGTCTCCGTTTATGCGTGCCAAGGATATGGATTTACAAACGGGTCGTCGGGATCTCGATATCCAGCACCTAATCGATGAGGAACGGGCCGAGCAGGCGGCATGGCCTTGGTGGAAGAAGGCGTATAAATTCTTCTGTTAA
- a CDS encoding Ac45/VOA1 transmembrane domain-containing protein (COG:S;~EggNog:ENOG410PQNX;~InterPro:IPR037654;~SECRETED:SignalP(1-18);~TransMembrane:1 (n5-13c18/19o236-259i);~go_process: GO:0006078 - (1->6)-beta-D-glucan biosynthetic process [Evidence IEA];~go_process: GO:0009272 - fungal-type cell wall biogenesis [Evidence IEA]), whose translation MHLNGLGLLALGAATASAFRDTSPFFLASTSEILLPSSNIALSTSLLNDIGSHLNSCPSDYYVVAYQPGVHSTDFATRKSAPRLGAKMTGKDETIRSTSSIHEVSGVVDAKEVQNMIGNACGAETTVIDASTGSYPSSFGDAPRVIAVDFPMLSLGSDRAQQLSDNDGFLSDIIDRIPSSKKYTLLYVTSPRETEGTIYKPNEEAYQEPLRMELKRDYSDYTKQDSNKSLFQEYQYFTPGMFMGFFAAFVCIMILYVGIQALLSLEVPYAAFEKDTFSAVQKKQQ comes from the exons ATGCATCTGAACGGTTTGGGCCTGCTCGCGCTGGGAGCAGCAACGGCCAGCGCGTTCCGTGATACCTCGCCCTTCTTCCTGGCATCGACCTCAGA AATCCTTTTACCATCGTCGAATATCGCACTGTCTACGTCGTTGCTGAATGATATCGGATCGCATTTGAACTCCTGCCCATCGGACTACTATGTCGTCGCTTACCAGCCGGGTGTGCATAGCACCGATTTCGCGACTCGCAAGTCGGCCCCTCGCCTCGGGGCGAAGATGACGGGTAAGGATGAGACGATTCGGTCGACTTCGTCGATTCACGAGGTTTCTGGCGTGGTGGATGCGAAGGAAGTTCAGAATATGATTGGGAATGCTTGCGGGGCGGAGACTACCGTTATTGATGCTTCGA CCGGCTCTTATCCGTCATCTTTTGGCGATGCTCCGCGCGTCATCGCCGTTGACTTCCCTATGCTTTCTCTGGGCTCTGACCGGGCACAGCAGCTCTCTGATAACG ATGGCTTCCTTTCCGACATTATCGACCGCATCCCTTCGTCTAAGAAGTACACGCTTCTCTATGTGACATCGCCGCGGGAAACCGAGGGCACCATCTACAAGCCCAATGAAGAGGCCTACCAGGAGCCCCTCCGCATGGAACTGAAGCGTGACTACTCGGACTACACCAAGCAGGATTCGAACAAGTCTCTCTTCCAAGAGTATCAATACTTCACTCCAG GCATGTTCATGGGCTTCTTTGCCGCTTTCGTCTGCATTATGATCCTGTATGTCGGAATCCAGGCCCTCTTGAGCTTGGAAGTGCCCTATGCGGCTTTCGAGAAGGATACTTTCTCCGCTGTGCAGAAGAAACAGCAGTGA
- the LSM5 gene encoding RNA-binding protein LSM5 (COG:A;~EggNog:ENOG410PQY0;~InterPro:IPR010920,IPR033871,IPR001163;~PFAM:PF01423), whose translation MASQLLPLELIDKCVGSRIWVVMKGDKEFSGTLLGFDDYVNMVLEDVTEFDYAGGKSQLPKILLNGNNICMLIPGGEGPGA comes from the exons ATGGCGTCGCAACTGCTTCCTTTGG AGTTGATTGACAAGTGTGTCGGCTCCAGAATCTGGGTTGTTATGAAGGGTGACAAGG AGTTCTCCGGGACATTGCTTGGTTTCGATGACTACGTCA ATATGGTGTTGGAAGACGTGACTGAGTT TGATTACGCCGGTGGCAAATCCCAGCTTCCCAAGATCTTGTTGAACGGGAACAATATCTGCATG TTGATCCCCGGAGGAGAGGGGCCAGGCGCCTAA